In Candidatus Epulonipiscium viviparus, one DNA window encodes the following:
- a CDS encoding SEL1-like repeat protein, whose protein sequence is MAKVINFKKRSPVNVMTNPPIDEQNFTTSIEEFAENAFAEVMELAIKGDPESQNNIGECYEYGFGIDEDTSEAFKWYQKSATQSYAPALANLGECYEYGIGTRKNMFRAFDCYNKAAIKGISDAQYNVGFCYQYGEGTKKNLTKAVEWYTKAAKQGNLPAMNDLAKCYKLGSGVDKDLAIALNYFRQAANHGNPDAQLNLAICYYEGSGVARSLHKSVEYCTMAAEQNNADAQLMMGMFYSMGEGVTENLFTATLWFRAAADHNQPDATFQLANCYQYGLGVEQDSRKAAEYFERAANLNHPEAQYIIGQYYEYGISVDKSIFIATCWYKKAAAQGIRDAVDALRHLEK, encoded by the coding sequence ATGGCAAAGGTCATTAACTTTAAAAAGCGTAGTCCTGTTAATGTTATGACAAATCCTCCTATTGATGAGCAAAATTTTACTACTTCTATAGAAGAGTTTGCAGAAAATGCGTTCGCAGAAGTAATGGAGCTTGCTATAAAAGGTGATCCTGAATCCCAAAATAATATTGGCGAATGCTATGAATATGGTTTTGGCATAGATGAAGATACTTCTGAAGCCTTTAAATGGTATCAAAAATCGGCCACACAAAGTTATGCTCCTGCTTTGGCCAACCTTGGAGAATGCTACGAATATGGCATCGGAACACGCAAAAATATGTTTCGAGCATTTGACTGCTATAATAAAGCCGCCATTAAAGGTATTTCAGATGCGCAATATAACGTTGGCTTTTGCTATCAATATGGAGAGGGCACAAAAAAGAATTTAACTAAAGCTGTAGAATGGTACACTAAAGCCGCCAAACAAGGCAATTTACCAGCAATGAACGACTTGGCCAAATGCTATAAATTAGGTAGCGGTGTTGACAAAGATCTTGCTATTGCCTTAAATTATTTTCGACAAGCCGCAAACCACGGAAACCCCGATGCACAACTTAATCTTGCTATTTGCTACTATGAAGGGTCTGGTGTCGCAAGAAGCTTACACAAATCCGTTGAGTATTGCACCATGGCAGCAGAACAAAACAATGCAGATGCGCAATTGATGATGGGGATGTTTTATTCTATGGGAGAAGGTGTAACCGAAAATCTTTTTACCGCTACCCTCTGGTTTCGCGCTGCCGCAGATCACAATCAACCCGATGCCACATTCCAACTTGCCAATTGCTATCAATACGGCTTGGGTGTGGAGCAAGATTCTCGTAAGGCAGCTGAATATTTTGAACGTGCAGCTAATCTAAACCATCCAGAAGCTCAGTATATTATAGGGCAATACTATGAATATGGAATATCCGTTGATAAAAGCATCTTTATCGCAACTTGCTGGTACAAAAAAGCAGCGGCTCAAGGTATCCGCGATGCTGTCGACGCACTACGTCATTTAGAAAAGTAA
- a CDS encoding DUF362 domain-containing protein — protein sequence MAYVINDDCILCGACAADCPQQCISEGDTKYVIDKNKCIECGTCASVCPVDAPHKE from the coding sequence ATGGCATATGTAATTAATGATGATTGTATATTATGTGGAGCGTGTGCAGCTGATTGTCCACAACAATGTATTTCTGAGGGAGATACTAAATATGTAATCGATAAAAATAAATGTATTGAATGCGGAACTTGCGCAAGTGTTTGCCCAGTTGACGCACCTCATAAAGAATAA